A genomic segment from Bradyrhizobium sp. CB1015 encodes:
- a CDS encoding ABC transporter substrate-binding protein, with amino-acid sequence MPAMHVRLGAVSAALVLAATLSTAASAQKKYDTGASDTEIKIGNIMPYSGPASAYGVIGKTEEAYFRKINAEGGINGRKINFVSYDDAYSPPKTVEQARKLVESDEVLLIFNSLGTPPNSAIQKYMNQKKVPQLFVATGATKWNDPQNFPWTMGWQPNYQSEAIIYAKYILKNHPNAKIAVLYQNDDYGKDYLKGFKDGLGAKAASMIVIEDSYEVSEPTIDSHIVKMKATNADVFFNITTPKFAAQAIKKNAEIGWKPLHFLNNVSVSIGSVMKPAGFENGQDIISSAYLKDPTDPEWKTDAAVKAWNEFLDKYYPEANRADVSVMYGYIVAQGLVQVLKACGDDLTRANVMKQAASLRDFEPAGLLPGVKVNTSPTDFAPLSQLQLMRFKGESWERFGDIVSGDVGG; translated from the coding sequence ATGCCTGCAATGCATGTGCGATTGGGGGCCGTCTCGGCCGCCCTCGTGCTGGCTGCCACACTTTCCACGGCGGCGTCCGCGCAGAAGAAATACGACACGGGCGCATCCGACACCGAAATCAAGATCGGCAACATCATGCCCTATAGCGGTCCCGCATCCGCCTACGGCGTGATCGGCAAGACCGAAGAGGCCTATTTCCGCAAGATCAACGCCGAGGGCGGCATCAACGGCCGCAAGATCAACTTCGTCTCCTATGACGACGCCTATTCGCCGCCGAAGACGGTGGAGCAGGCGCGCAAGCTGGTCGAGAGCGACGAGGTGCTGCTGATCTTCAACTCGCTCGGCACGCCGCCCAACTCGGCGATCCAGAAATACATGAACCAGAAGAAGGTGCCGCAGCTGTTCGTCGCCACCGGCGCCACCAAATGGAACGATCCGCAGAACTTCCCGTGGACGATGGGCTGGCAGCCGAACTACCAGAGCGAGGCGATCATCTACGCCAAGTACATCCTGAAGAACCATCCGAACGCCAAGATCGCCGTGCTCTACCAGAACGACGATTACGGCAAGGATTATCTGAAGGGCTTCAAGGACGGCCTGGGCGCCAAGGCCGCCTCGATGATCGTCATCGAGGACAGCTACGAAGTCTCCGAGCCGACCATCGACTCCCACATCGTCAAGATGAAGGCGACCAACGCCGACGTTTTCTTCAACATAACCACGCCGAAATTTGCGGCGCAGGCGATCAAGAAGAACGCAGAGATCGGCTGGAAGCCGCTCCACTTCCTCAACAACGTGTCCGTTTCGATCGGCAGCGTGATGAAGCCGGCCGGTTTCGAGAACGGTCAGGACATCATCTCCTCGGCCTATCTGAAGGATCCGACCGATCCGGAATGGAAGACCGATGCGGCAGTCAAGGCCTGGAATGAGTTCCTGGACAAGTACTATCCCGAGGCCAATCGCGCCGACGTCAGCGTGATGTACGGTTACATCGTGGCTCAGGGGCTCGTGCAAGTCTTGAAGGCCTGCGGCGACGATCTGACGCGCGCGAACGTGATGAAGCAGGCCGCCAGCCTCAGGGACTTTGAGCCCGCCGGCCTGCTGCCGGGTGTCAAGGTCAATACCAGCCCGACCGACTTTGCACCGCTTTCGCAGTTGCAACTAATGCGCTTCAAGGGCGAAAGCTGGGAGCGGTTCGGCGATATCGTCAGCGGCGACGTCGGCGGCTGA
- a CDS encoding ABC transporter substrate-binding protein, translating into MAAVRSQVALLWAALALCTATSSGALAQKKYDSGASDTEIKIGNIMPYSGPASAYAAIGRTEEAYFNKINAEGGINGRKIKFISYDDGYSPPKTVEQARKLVESDNVLLIFGSLGTSTNSAIRKYMNEKKVPQLFVASGASKWNDPKQYPWTMGWQPSYASEARIYAKYIMKEKPDGKIGVLYQNDDFGKDYLLGLKEGLGAKASMIVREEAYDISETAIDERVVKLKATGADIFISFTNQKFAAEGIKKAAEINWHPMQIISNVSASVSGVLEPAGIEISQGVLSATYTKDGSDPQWNADDGMKKFYNFLAQYQPKANKLDAGVVFGYAAAQTMVKVLQMCGDDLTRENVMKQAASLKDFEPDTLLPGIKINTAPDNFAPIEQLQMMRFKGKKWELFGDIISSEMSH; encoded by the coding sequence ATGGCCGCTGTTCGTTCCCAGGTTGCGCTCCTCTGGGCCGCGCTCGCCTTGTGCACTGCAACGAGCAGCGGAGCGCTGGCGCAGAAGAAATACGACAGCGGCGCGTCCGATACCGAGATCAAGATCGGTAACATCATGCCCTATAGCGGTCCGGCCTCCGCCTATGCCGCGATCGGCAGGACCGAGGAAGCCTATTTCAACAAGATCAATGCCGAGGGCGGCATCAACGGCCGCAAGATCAAATTCATCTCCTATGACGACGGCTATTCGCCGCCGAAGACGGTGGAACAGGCGCGCAAGCTGGTCGAGAGCGACAATGTGCTGCTGATCTTCGGCTCGCTCGGCACCTCCACCAACAGCGCCATCCGCAAATACATGAACGAGAAGAAGGTGCCGCAATTGTTCGTGGCGAGCGGCGCGTCGAAATGGAACGATCCCAAGCAATATCCCTGGACCATGGGCTGGCAGCCGAGCTACGCGAGCGAAGCGCGCATCTATGCCAAATACATCATGAAGGAGAAGCCGGACGGAAAGATCGGCGTGCTCTACCAGAATGACGATTTCGGCAAAGACTATCTATTGGGGTTGAAGGAGGGCCTCGGCGCCAAGGCTTCGATGATCGTGCGGGAGGAAGCCTACGACATCTCCGAGACCGCAATCGACGAGCGAGTCGTGAAGCTGAAGGCGACCGGCGCCGATATCTTCATCAGCTTCACCAACCAGAAATTCGCCGCGGAAGGAATCAAGAAAGCGGCGGAGATCAACTGGCATCCGATGCAGATCATCTCCAACGTCTCGGCTTCGGTCAGCGGCGTATTGGAGCCGGCGGGCATCGAAATCTCGCAAGGCGTCCTGTCGGCGACCTACACCAAGGACGGCTCCGACCCGCAGTGGAATGCCGATGACGGCATGAAGAAGTTCTACAACTTCCTCGCCCAATACCAGCCCAAGGCCAACAAGCTCGATGCCGGCGTCGTGTTCGGCTACGCCGCCGCGCAGACCATGGTGAAGGTGCTGCAGATGTGCGGCGACGATCTCACCCGCGAGAACGTCATGAAGCAGGCCGCCAGCCTGAAGGACTTCGAACCCGATACGCTGCTGCCCGGCATCAAGATCAACACCGCGCCGGACAATTTCGCCCCGATCGAGCAGCTGCAGATGATGCGCTTCAAGGGCAAGAAATGGGAGCTGTTCGGCGACATCATCTCGAGCGAGATGAGTCATTGA
- a CDS encoding ABC transporter substrate-binding protein yields the protein MDFGRTLRAAALVTATAAITLTSGAALAQKKYDTGASDTEIKIGNIMPYSGPASAYGIIGKTEEAYFKMINDKGGINGRKVNFVTYDDGYSPPKAVEQVRKLVESDEVLAVFNPLGTPSNSAIQKYLNAKKIPQLFVATGATKWNDPKNFPWTIGWQPSYQSEAHIYAKWLMKEKPDAKIAILYQNDDFGKDYLKGTKDGLGAKASMIILEESYEVSEPSIDGHIVKIKAANPDVLLIYATPKFAAQTIKKTAELSWKPLQILTNVSISVGSVMKPAGFENAQGVLSAAYAKDSTDPQWANDPGMKRWNEFVDKYMPGADKSDTSMVYGYGAASTLAKVLEMSGDDLTRANIMKQAASLKDFAPDTLLPGVKINTSATDFAPIAQLQMMRFKGEKWELFGEIISGDVASE from the coding sequence TTGGATTTTGGAAGAACACTGCGAGCCGCCGCGCTGGTCACGGCAACGGCGGCCATCACCCTCACCTCCGGCGCTGCACTCGCCCAAAAGAAATACGACACCGGCGCGTCCGATACCGAGATCAAGATCGGCAACATCATGCCGTACAGCGGTCCGGCGTCGGCCTATGGCATCATCGGCAAGACCGAAGAAGCCTATTTCAAGATGATCAACGACAAGGGCGGCATCAACGGCCGCAAGGTCAATTTCGTGACCTATGACGACGGCTATTCGCCGCCGAAGGCCGTCGAGCAGGTCCGCAAGCTGGTCGAGAGCGACGAGGTGCTGGCCGTCTTCAACCCGCTCGGCACGCCCTCGAACAGCGCGATCCAGAAATATCTCAACGCCAAGAAAATCCCCCAGCTCTTCGTCGCCACCGGCGCCACCAAGTGGAACGATCCGAAGAACTTCCCCTGGACCATCGGCTGGCAGCCCTCCTACCAGAGCGAAGCGCACATCTACGCGAAATGGCTGATGAAGGAGAAGCCGGACGCCAAGATCGCGATCCTCTATCAGAACGACGATTTCGGCAAAGACTACCTCAAGGGCACCAAGGACGGTCTCGGCGCCAAGGCGTCCATGATCATCCTGGAGGAGAGCTACGAGGTTTCCGAGCCGTCGATCGACGGCCACATCGTCAAGATCAAGGCCGCCAATCCCGACGTGCTGCTGATCTACGCGACGCCGAAATTCGCGGCCCAGACCATCAAGAAGACCGCCGAGCTCAGCTGGAAGCCGCTCCAGATCCTCACCAACGTGTCGATCTCGGTGGGCAGCGTGATGAAGCCGGCCGGCTTCGAGAACGCGCAGGGCGTGCTGTCGGCCGCCTATGCCAAGGACTCGACGGACCCGCAATGGGCCAACGATCCCGGGATGAAGAGGTGGAACGAGTTCGTCGACAAGTACATGCCGGGCGCCGACAAGTCGGACACCAGCATGGTCTATGGCTACGGCGCCGCCTCGACCCTGGCCAAGGTGCTGGAAATGAGCGGTGACGATCTCACCCGCGCCAACATCATGAAGCAGGCCGCGAGCCTGAAGGACTTCGCGCCGGATACGCTGCTGCCCGGCGTCAAGATCAACACCAGCGCCACCGACTTCGCTCCGATCGCGCAGCTCCAGATGATGCGCTTCAAGGGTGAGAAGTGGGAACTGTTCGGCGAGATCATCAGCGGTGACGTCGCCTCCGAGTGA
- a CDS encoding branched-chain amino acid ABC transporter permease, which translates to MSAAEEVVAEGHEAVEAVPKRAMTLGTGTSLVVLAALLIVPMFVKNFIIFQMTMLLIYGLAVLALNILTGGSGQFSLGQSAFYAVGAYTSAVLMEHANINYALTIPISAAVCFAFGYLFGKPALRLSGVYLALATFALATAMPQLLKLNFLEHWTGGVQGLVVTKPDAPFGLPMSQDMWLYYFTLIVTIAIYIFSVNLLRSRSGRAFMAIRDNEIAASSMGVNVALYKTLAFGVSAGITGVAGSLGAIAVQFVAPDSYTITLAISLFLGMVVGGVGWLPGSFVGAAFIIFVPNMAESISKGLSGAVFGVLLFLVIYLVPHGARQAAILGQQLVGKLRKN; encoded by the coding sequence ATGAGCGCAGCAGAAGAAGTCGTGGCCGAAGGCCACGAGGCGGTCGAGGCGGTTCCGAAGCGGGCCATGACGCTGGGCACCGGCACCTCGCTGGTGGTGCTGGCGGCGCTGTTGATCGTTCCGATGTTCGTCAAGAACTTCATCATCTTCCAGATGACGATGCTCCTGATCTACGGCCTCGCGGTGCTGGCGCTGAACATCCTGACCGGCGGAAGCGGCCAGTTCTCGCTCGGCCAGAGCGCGTTCTACGCCGTCGGCGCCTATACTTCGGCAGTGCTGATGGAGCACGCCAACATCAACTACGCGCTGACCATTCCGATCTCCGCCGCTGTCTGCTTCGCGTTCGGCTATTTGTTCGGCAAGCCGGCGCTGCGGCTGTCCGGCGTCTATCTCGCGCTCGCGACCTTCGCGCTCGCCACCGCGATGCCGCAGCTGCTCAAGCTGAACTTCCTCGAGCACTGGACCGGCGGCGTGCAGGGCCTCGTCGTCACCAAGCCGGACGCGCCGTTCGGCCTGCCGATGTCGCAGGACATGTGGCTCTACTATTTCACCCTCATCGTGACGATCGCGATCTACATCTTCTCGGTGAACCTGCTGCGCTCGCGCTCCGGCCGCGCCTTCATGGCGATCCGCGACAACGAGATCGCGGCCTCCTCGATGGGCGTCAACGTCGCGCTGTACAAGACGCTGGCGTTCGGCGTGTCCGCGGGCATCACCGGCGTTGCCGGCTCGCTCGGCGCCATCGCGGTGCAGTTCGTCGCGCCCGACAGCTACACCATCACGCTCGCGATCTCGCTGTTCCTCGGCATGGTCGTCGGCGGCGTCGGCTGGCTGCCCGGCTCGTTCGTCGGTGCTGCCTTCATCATCTTCGTGCCGAACATGGCCGAGAGCATCTCCAAGGGCCTCTCCGGCGCGGTGTTCGGCGTGCTGTTGTTCCTCGTCATCTACCTCGTGCCGCACGGCGCAAGGCAGGCTGCGATCCTGGGCCAGCAACTCGTCGGCAAGCTCAGGAAGAACTGA
- a CDS encoding branched-chain amino acid ABC transporter permease has protein sequence MELFTNQVLAGIATGAIYACMALAVVMIYQAIDHLNFAQGEMAMFSTFISWQLMQWGVSYWAAFLITLAFSFVAGIAIERILFKPLAKAPVLTNVAGFIALFAIINSSAGLIWDFTIKQYPTPFGSAPFLGSQLISTHQAGMIGVTVLLLLGLYFFFQYTRIGLAMRAAASVPESARLVGINTSWMIALGWGMATAIGAIAGMLIAPVVFLEPNMMGGVLIYGFAAAVLGGLSSPFGAVVGGFLVGVFENLAGTYIPGVGNELKLPIALALIISVLVVKPAGLFGRHIVKRV, from the coding sequence ATGGAGCTGTTCACCAACCAGGTCCTGGCCGGCATCGCCACGGGCGCGATCTACGCCTGCATGGCGCTCGCCGTAGTCATGATCTACCAGGCCATCGACCATCTCAACTTCGCGCAGGGCGAGATGGCGATGTTCTCGACCTTCATCTCGTGGCAGCTGATGCAGTGGGGCGTGTCCTATTGGGCCGCCTTCCTGATCACGCTGGCATTTTCCTTCGTTGCCGGCATCGCCATCGAGCGCATCCTGTTCAAGCCGCTCGCCAAGGCACCGGTGCTGACCAACGTCGCCGGCTTCATCGCGCTGTTTGCGATCATCAACTCCTCGGCCGGCCTGATCTGGGACTTCACCATCAAGCAATATCCGACGCCGTTCGGCTCCGCACCGTTCCTGGGCAGCCAGCTGATCTCGACCCACCAGGCCGGCATGATCGGCGTCACCGTGCTGCTGTTGCTCGGGCTCTATTTCTTCTTCCAGTACACCCGCATCGGTCTCGCCATGCGCGCGGCCGCGTCGGTGCCTGAATCGGCCCGCCTCGTCGGCATCAACACCAGCTGGATGATCGCGCTTGGCTGGGGCATGGCGACCGCGATCGGCGCGATCGCCGGCATGCTGATCGCCCCTGTCGTGTTCCTCGAGCCCAACATGATGGGCGGCGTGCTGATCTACGGCTTCGCCGCGGCGGTGCTCGGGGGATTGTCGAGCCCGTTCGGCGCCGTCGTCGGCGGCTTCCTGGTCGGCGTCTTCGAGAATCTCGCCGGCACCTACATCCCAGGCGTCGGCAACGAGCTGAAGCTCCCGATCGCGCTCGCGCTGATCATCTCCGTCCTGGTCGTCAAACCCGCTGGTCTGTTCGGCCGGCACATCGTCAAGCGAGTTTGA
- a CDS encoding ABC transporter ATP-binding protein, protein MTTLLNVKDLRAYYGQVQALHGLSFSLNEGSLTTLLGANGAGKTTTLRAICNMVRSTGGIEFDGKPLNNRSTESIVRFGIAHVPQGRGTFTTMTVEENLQLGAITRKDSAGIVADIERMYAHFPVLKQRHTQQAGTLSGGEQQMLAVARALMLRPRLMLLDEPSFGLAPLVVRDLFGILGKINREDKVSILVVEQNAQLALELADQAYVIETGRIVMSGKAKDIANNEEIRKSYLGY, encoded by the coding sequence ATGACGACACTGCTCAACGTCAAGGACCTGCGCGCCTATTACGGTCAGGTCCAGGCGCTCCATGGCCTGTCGTTCTCGCTCAACGAGGGATCGCTGACGACGCTGCTCGGGGCCAACGGCGCCGGCAAGACCACCACGCTGCGCGCGATCTGCAACATGGTGCGCTCAACCGGCGGAATCGAGTTCGACGGCAAGCCGCTGAACAACCGCTCCACCGAGAGCATCGTGCGGTTCGGCATCGCCCATGTGCCGCAGGGCCGCGGCACCTTCACCACCATGACGGTGGAGGAGAATCTCCAGCTCGGGGCCATCACCCGCAAGGACAGTGCCGGCATCGTCGCCGACATCGAGCGCATGTATGCGCATTTCCCGGTGTTGAAGCAGCGCCACACCCAGCAGGCCGGCACGCTCTCCGGCGGCGAACAGCAGATGCTCGCGGTCGCCCGCGCGTTGATGCTGCGGCCGCGGCTGATGCTGCTCGACGAGCCCTCCTTCGGCCTCGCGCCGCTGGTGGTGCGCGATCTGTTCGGCATCCTCGGCAAGATCAACCGCGAGGACAAGGTGTCGATCCTGGTGGTCGAGCAGAACGCCCAGCTCGCGCTCGAGCTCGCCGACCAGGCCTATGTGATCGAGACCGGCCGCATCGTGATGTCCGGCAAGGCCAAGGACATCGCGAACAACGAAGAAATCCGCAAATCCTATCTGGGTTACTGA
- a CDS encoding ABC transporter ATP-binding protein, with the protein MTQAQLAQGTSPLLAVRDVSVVFGGIVALNGVSFDMHKGQILGLIGPNGAGKTTLFNCLSRLYQPSSGDILMEGVSILSRPPHRIAEIGIGRTFQNVALFPNLSVMDNVRVGAHARTSSDIISDSLKLAWVRRSETAVNKKVHEILAYLDLEDVAHTIVSGLPFGTQKRVELARALAADPKILLLDEPAGGLNHEEVYVLGDLIRRIRNERHMTVLLVEHHMGLVMSIADHVVALNFGKKLAEGTPAQVQADPDVIKAYLGSKDQ; encoded by the coding sequence ATGACGCAGGCACAGCTCGCGCAGGGGACATCGCCCCTGCTCGCGGTTCGCGACGTCAGCGTCGTGTTCGGCGGCATCGTCGCGCTCAACGGCGTGTCCTTCGACATGCACAAGGGCCAGATCCTCGGCTTGATCGGCCCGAACGGCGCCGGCAAGACCACGCTGTTCAACTGCCTGTCGCGGCTGTACCAGCCCTCGTCCGGCGATATCCTGATGGAGGGCGTCAGCATCCTGTCGCGGCCGCCGCACCGGATCGCCGAGATCGGCATCGGCCGCACCTTCCAGAACGTGGCGCTGTTCCCGAATCTCTCGGTGATGGACAACGTCCGCGTCGGCGCGCATGCCCGCACCTCCAGCGACATCATCAGCGACTCCCTGAAGCTTGCCTGGGTCCGCCGCAGCGAGACCGCGGTCAACAAGAAGGTCCACGAGATCCTCGCCTATCTCGACCTCGAGGACGTCGCTCACACCATCGTCTCCGGCCTGCCCTTCGGCACGCAGAAGCGGGTCGAACTGGCGCGCGCGCTGGCGGCGGATCCGAAGATCCTGCTGCTCGACGAGCCCGCCGGCGGCCTCAACCACGAGGAAGTCTACGTGCTCGGCGACCTCATCCGCCGCATCCGCAATGAGCGCCACATGACCGTGCTGCTGGTCGAGCACCATATGGGCCTCGTGATGTCGATCGCCGACCACGTCGTTGCGCTGAATTTCGGCAAGAAGCTCGCGGAAGGAACCCCCGCCCAGGTGCAGGCGGACCCCGACGTCATCAAGGCCTATCTCGGGAGCAAGGACCAATGA
- a CDS encoding IclR family transcriptional regulator yields MKRTGKKTATDRNFVVALSRGLEVLRAFQPNDGLLGNQEIASRTNLPKPTVSRLTYTLTKLGYLTPVPRFEKYQLAPAAMSLGYAALANLGVRHLSEPFREEVMRATGGAVAVGGRDRHSMIYFGQSRGSETVGVQLDVGSRVPIATSAMGRAYFWALDDEGRAEVSRILREHYGSRWPKMREGLERSGETVAKYGFAISVGDWHDDIGAAGVALKLNDGTGPYAFNCGAPAFRFTEERLINDIGPRLLAMVRNIEAALGGLMPHSKKDISKKLKSGGKVARVAEGFR; encoded by the coding sequence ATGAAGCGTACAGGAAAGAAGACTGCGACCGATCGGAATTTCGTCGTCGCGCTTTCCCGCGGACTGGAAGTATTGCGCGCGTTCCAACCCAATGACGGCCTGCTCGGCAATCAGGAGATTGCGTCGCGCACCAATCTGCCCAAGCCCACCGTATCGCGGCTGACCTACACGCTGACCAAGCTCGGCTACCTGACGCCGGTTCCCCGCTTCGAGAAGTACCAGCTCGCACCTGCAGCGATGTCGCTCGGCTACGCGGCGCTGGCCAATCTCGGCGTTCGGCATTTGTCCGAGCCGTTCCGCGAGGAAGTGATGCGCGCGACCGGCGGCGCCGTCGCCGTCGGCGGCCGTGACCGCCACAGCATGATCTATTTCGGGCAGAGCCGCGGCAGCGAGACCGTCGGCGTTCAACTTGACGTCGGCTCGCGCGTGCCGATTGCAACCAGCGCGATGGGCCGCGCCTATTTCTGGGCGCTCGACGACGAAGGTCGCGCTGAAGTGTCGCGCATCCTGCGCGAACATTACGGCAGCCGCTGGCCCAAGATGCGCGAGGGATTGGAACGTTCCGGCGAGACCGTCGCGAAGTACGGCTTTGCCATTTCGGTCGGCGACTGGCACGACGACATCGGCGCGGCCGGCGTCGCGCTCAAGCTCAACGACGGAACCGGACCTTACGCATTCAATTGCGGCGCGCCCGCATTCCGTTTCACGGAAGAGCGCTTGATCAACGACATTGGACCGCGTCTCTTAGCGATGGTAAGGAACATCGAAGCGGCGCTCGGGGGTCTGATGCCGCATTCAAAAAAAGACATCAGCAAAAAGCTGAAATCAGGAGGAAAAGTTGCGCGTGTGGCCGAGGGATTCAGATAG
- a CDS encoding 3-hydroxyacyl-CoA dehydrogenase NAD-binding domain-containing protein gives MSEVVKLERHDEVGIVTVNSPPVNALSAAVRGGILECIKAAIADPAIKGIVLTCAGRTFIAGADITEFGKPPKPPALNDVLSEIENSPKPVVAAIHGTALGGGLEVALACHFRVAVKEAKLGLPEVKLGLLPGAGGTQRLPRAVGPELAVKMIVGGDPIGAAEALKNGLIEEIIEGPASGGEAFVRKLIAEKRPLRRLRDDDSKLAAAKADRSIFTNAVAAMTKKSRGLEAPFAAADAVGYAIDLPFDEGLKKEREGFLKLVASDQSKAQRYAFFAEREANKIAGVPEGTKPRPVNRVAILGAGTMGGGIAMSFANAGVPVTLIETGEEQLKRGMGIMQKNWEATAARGGIPADAPAKRMALIDGKVGIENVGDADLVIEAVFETMAVKKEVFGKLDQYAKPGAVLASNTSYLNIDEIAKSTKRPQDVLGMHFFSPANVMKLCEIVRADKTAPDALVTAVTIARKIAKVPAVVGVCDGFVGNRMLAQRGKQSEKLLFEGALPQQVDAVVTKFGMPMGPFAMSDLAGLDIGWRSRKDRGIKSEIADALCEAGRFGQKTGKGYYKYEAGSRAPLPDPEVEKLIDETLLRLGRKKRVVSDEEILERMMYPMINEGAKILEEGIAARPSDIDVVWLYGYGWPIYRGGPMYWADSVGLKHIADRLAFYAKETNDPSLEPAPLLKKLAAEGKTFASLAAESKAA, from the coding sequence GTGAGCGAAGTGGTCAAGCTTGAGCGTCATGACGAAGTCGGGATCGTCACGGTCAACAGCCCGCCGGTCAACGCGCTGAGTGCCGCAGTCCGCGGTGGGATCCTCGAGTGCATCAAGGCCGCGATCGCCGATCCCGCCATCAAGGGCATCGTACTGACCTGCGCCGGCCGCACCTTCATTGCCGGGGCCGACATCACCGAGTTCGGCAAGCCGCCGAAGCCGCCCGCCCTCAACGACGTGCTGTCCGAGATCGAAAACTCGCCCAAGCCGGTCGTTGCCGCCATCCACGGCACCGCGCTCGGCGGCGGCCTCGAGGTCGCGCTGGCCTGCCATTTCCGCGTCGCGGTGAAAGAAGCCAAGCTCGGCCTGCCCGAGGTCAAGCTCGGCCTGTTGCCCGGCGCCGGCGGCACCCAGCGCCTGCCCCGCGCGGTCGGGCCCGAGCTTGCGGTCAAGATGATCGTCGGCGGCGACCCGATCGGGGCGGCGGAAGCGCTGAAGAACGGCCTGATCGAGGAGATCATCGAGGGGCCGGCCTCCGGCGGTGAAGCCTTCGTGCGCAAGCTCATCGCCGAGAAGCGCCCGCTGCGGCGCCTGCGCGACGACGATTCCAAGCTCGCGGCCGCCAAGGCCGACCGCTCGATCTTCACCAATGCGGTTGCAGCCATGACCAAGAAGTCGCGCGGCCTGGAGGCGCCGTTCGCGGCGGCCGATGCCGTCGGCTACGCCATTGACCTACCCTTCGACGAAGGCCTGAAGAAGGAGCGCGAGGGCTTCCTCAAGCTCGTCGCCAGCGACCAGTCCAAGGCGCAGCGCTACGCCTTCTTCGCCGAGCGCGAGGCCAACAAGATTGCGGGCGTTCCTGAAGGCACCAAGCCGCGGCCCGTGAACCGCGTCGCCATTCTCGGTGCCGGCACCATGGGCGGCGGCATCGCGATGTCCTTTGCCAATGCCGGCGTGCCCGTCACCCTGATCGAGACCGGCGAAGAGCAGCTCAAGCGCGGCATGGGCATCATGCAGAAGAACTGGGAAGCGACCGCCGCGCGCGGCGGCATCCCGGCCGATGCGCCCGCCAAGCGCATGGCGCTGATCGACGGCAAGGTCGGCATCGAGAATGTCGGCGATGCCGACCTCGTCATCGAGGCCGTGTTCGAGACCATGGCGGTGAAGAAGGAGGTGTTCGGCAAGCTCGACCAGTACGCCAAGCCGGGCGCGGTGCTCGCCTCCAACACCTCGTATCTGAACATCGACGAGATCGCCAAGTCGACCAAGCGTCCGCAGGACGTGCTCGGCATGCACTTCTTCTCGCCGGCCAACGTCATGAAGCTGTGCGAGATCGTGCGTGCCGACAAGACCGCGCCGGATGCGCTGGTGACCGCCGTCACCATCGCGCGCAAGATCGCGAAGGTGCCGGCCGTCGTCGGCGTCTGCGACGGCTTCGTCGGCAATCGCATGCTGGCGCAGCGCGGCAAGCAGTCCGAGAAGCTCCTGTTCGAAGGCGCGCTGCCGCAGCAGGTCGATGCCGTGGTGACAAAATTCGGCATGCCGATGGGACCGTTCGCGATGAGCGATCTCGCCGGCCTCGACATCGGCTGGCGCTCGCGCAAGGACCGCGGCATCAAGTCGGAGATCGCGGACGCGCTGTGCGAAGCCGGCCGCTTCGGGCAGAAGACCGGCAAGGGCTACTACAAGTACGAAGCCGGTTCTCGCGCGCCGCTGCCCGATCCCGAGGTCGAGAAGCTGATCGACGAGACCTTGCTGCGTCTCGGCCGCAAGAAGCGCGTCGTCAGCGACGAGGAGATCCTCGAGCGCATGATGTATCCGATGATCAATGAGGGCGCGAAGATCCTCGAAGAGGGCATCGCGGCGCGTCCCAGCGACATCGACGTGGTCTGGCTCTACGGCTATGGCTGGCCGATCTATCGCGGCGGCCCGATGTACTGGGCCGACAGCGTCGGCCTCAAGCACATCGCCGATCGTCTGGCCTTCTACGCCAAGGAGACCAACGACCCCAGCCTCGAGCCCGCCCCGCTGCTGAAGAAGCTCGCGGCGGAGGGCAAGACGTTTGCCTCGCTGGCTGCGGAGTCGAAAGCGGCGTGA